In Thunnus thynnus chromosome 11, fThuThy2.1, whole genome shotgun sequence, the following proteins share a genomic window:
- the LOC137193043 gene encoding gamma-crystallin M3-like, whose protein sequence is MGKIIFYEERNFQGRSYECMSDCAELTSYLSRCQSCRVESGCFMVYDRPNFMGNQFFMRRGEYADYMSMMGMSGGIRSCRMIPMHRGQFRMRIYERENFSGQMHELVDDCDSIQDRFRMNDCQSCHVMEGHWLMYEQPHYRGKMMYVKPGEYRSFRDMGMSGTKFMSMRRIMDMC, encoded by the exons ATGGGCAAG atCATCTTCTACGAGGAGAGGAACTTCCAGGGCCGCTCCTATGAGTGCATGAGCGACTGTGCTGAGCTGACCTCCTACCTGAGCAGGTGCCAGTCCTGCAGGGTGGAGAGTGGCTGCTTCATGGTCTACGACCGCCCCAACTTCATGGGAAACCAGTTTTTCATGAGGAGGGGCGAGTACGCTGACTACATGAGCATGATGGGAATGAGCGGTGGTATCAGGTCTTGCCGTATGATCCCCATG cacagaggCCAGTTCAGGATGAGGATCTACGAGAGGGAGAACTTCAGTGGTCAGATGCATGAGCTGGTGGATGACTGTGACTCCATCCAGGACCGCTTCCGCATGAATGACTGCCAGTCCTGCCATGTGATGGAGGGCCACTGGCTGATGTACGAGCAGCCCCACTACAGAGGCAAGATGATGTACGTGAAGCCCGGCGAGTACAGGAGCTTCAGGGACATGGGCATGAGT